In a genomic window of Corynebacterium lizhenjunii:
- a CDS encoding aminotransferase class V-fold PLP-dependent enzyme produces the protein MTAYDVAGVRGLYTGLSDGWTYLNAHAAPQIAEKVSAGVSRAFRTANAVVAPEVLGEGQSGTRAGAHFAAQPAGTLEGEGHVASARMAIADLVGGKADAVVLGPSLPVLYQSLARAMAPLLRRNSSVVLSKLDPPALYAAFAEGAHGAQVRWALPDLGTGELPAFQYAKLVDGSTRLVALSAAHELLGTVTPLEEVIEHVRDRSRAWTLVDITALAPYRPVDINATGADIVGVDLAQLGGPQIAALVFRDAAMFKRLDTLSPDRTEHTAAKLETAVSPGLAGGVGPLVDHLAQLAGGERGLRRVRLRESMRALHSYLDELRVDLYHLLSALPQVHILGVTGEAAAEASEDRLPRLTFAVRGVPAPTIHQRLFDNGLVTTLTPPTPLLQEMGIDELDGTVTVALAPFNTRQDIEQLTRVVASLA, from the coding sequence ATGACGGCATACGACGTCGCGGGCGTTCGGGGGTTGTACACCGGCCTGTCCGACGGGTGGACCTACCTCAACGCCCACGCAGCGCCGCAGATAGCGGAAAAAGTCTCCGCCGGGGTGTCGCGGGCCTTCCGTACTGCCAATGCCGTAGTGGCGCCAGAGGTCCTCGGTGAAGGCCAGTCCGGCACCCGCGCCGGGGCCCATTTTGCTGCCCAACCTGCAGGGACTTTGGAGGGGGAAGGGCATGTGGCATCGGCACGCATGGCTATAGCAGACCTGGTGGGCGGCAAGGCCGATGCCGTGGTGCTGGGCCCCTCCCTGCCGGTGCTCTACCAATCGCTGGCGCGTGCCATGGCGCCACTGCTGCGCCGCAATTCCTCCGTGGTGCTGTCTAAATTGGACCCGCCGGCGCTCTATGCCGCGTTTGCAGAAGGCGCCCATGGTGCTCAGGTGCGCTGGGCCCTGCCGGACCTGGGCACTGGGGAGCTACCGGCATTTCAATATGCCAAACTGGTGGATGGCTCTACTCGCCTGGTGGCGCTCAGTGCCGCCCATGAGCTGCTGGGCACCGTGACTCCGTTAGAGGAGGTTATTGAGCACGTGCGGGACCGTTCCCGCGCCTGGACCCTGGTGGATATCACGGCACTTGCGCCCTACCGGCCGGTAGACATTAACGCCACCGGCGCGGACATTGTGGGTGTGGACTTAGCGCAGCTGGGCGGGCCGCAGATTGCGGCGCTGGTCTTTAGGGACGCCGCCATGTTTAAGCGCCTAGACACACTCAGTCCCGATCGCACGGAGCACACCGCCGCCAAGTTGGAAACCGCGGTCTCCCCAGGTCTTGCCGGTGGCGTGGGGCCCTTGGTGGACCACCTGGCCCAGTTGGCTGGCGGCGAGCGTGGCCTGCGCCGGGTGCGCCTGCGTGAGTCCATGCGCGCCCTGCACAGCTACCTGGATGAGCTGCGTGTGGACCTCTACCACCTGCTCAGCGCGCTGCCGCAGGTCCATATTTTGGGCGTGACTGGTGAGGCCGCAGCTGAGGCCTCCGAGGACCGTCTCCCGCGGCTGACCTTCGCCGTGCGCGGTGTCCCCGCGCCCACCATTCACCAGCGGCTTTTTGATAACGGCCTGGTCACCACCCTCACCCCGCCCACGCCGCTGCTGCAGGAGATGGGCATAGATGAGCTTGACGGCACCGTGACCGTGGCCCTGGCGCCGTTTAATACCCGCCAAGATATCGAGCAGCTCACCCGCGTGGTGGCGTCGCTGGCTTAG